The following coding sequences are from one Biomphalaria glabrata chromosome 8, xgBioGlab47.1, whole genome shotgun sequence window:
- the LOC129927674 gene encoding uncharacterized protein LOC129927674: MAEGTRSKAESAKSIKIRELNELADQIGIRPDDRPTFVLAKFEEWENREREKEKIDREREREKEKIDREREKEAHAFRMKEKEIELEKLKANDESRITIAADQNSPNCQTPHFNLEPFDETKESIETFLERFQNVATNNQLPIGKWPFRVSQALRGKAYEVYAKLPSSSQNDYSALKNALLVQFDLTASSYHKKFRNSRLERREMYSSLFTRLEKYLDKWLSLSPFTQNYEGLKDLILVEQLRECMTPDLRIFIDESGVTTPQEIVSYSDRFLAAHREQKTKTSDQSPSIAKVDKQPDPSTSSNNNNNKQTRQPNNQAPRHPIPPNPPRQQKKWCSFHNSPTHDSSECHNRSRPYSAQPLMVITQATPVLDSSPSNHPPTVEKVLVNGISSNCLYDSGCSFSAIVRKSLVKPRYISNKWVTIQGADLNSPPLTLPIARIKVRSRYVNGRIEAAVMDNPCFDLTLGDKYVFLGTPTDPRLTTPGVTPVNPNTANPSVPETDHISAFPVTTGAQAPQDGARETLNSLRRGYKESPRSYLSSAKIFVPVKRDKSKIHRRPIARKLGLPQHHSGGEGGARSHAARSQRFGPQTQQTGQPNSQNSKQSRGVKAENPISSSITKNADSSGTNVVMQAANLNALAIERSTHSASAPINAQGTGTAAIVLLQDTGIDSVMDVASSATMIAPDIVRGIKPLGAAFNSRSTETHPRPLITRSACTNCYGTRQCLPFEPPGKASLFPTLHISAPLLNAEGLKPHPPLSHIDELPSNPAEVILSENDPPPSQLSNLQVSSANKREDCKICLKFLCLVVSLMFLAHHYGSNPKASHGPSHDGSTLHVLPKPVLVVTLMLTTFLLGYLSDRIGWPHFCSRRKVFLTTPKFSKGLPQLQHNENKLNTQSRLLLFSHSLARNGSHKEGVTLAFLDWCISVSANTSTPDPVVEFDVHHSIPAHAGPDDVISECTLLRRGPACPSII; encoded by the coding sequence ATGGCTGAAGGCACTAGATCAAAAGCCGAATCAGCTAAATCTATCAAAATTCGCGAGCTCAACGAGCTAGCAGACCAAATAGGTATCAGACCTGATGATCGACCAACGTTCGTCCTGGCTAAGTTCGAGGAGTGGGAaaatagagagagggaaaaagaaaaaatagatagagaaagggaaagggaaaaagaaaaaatagatagagagagggaaaagGAAGCTCACGCGTTCCGTatgaaagaaaaggaaatagagttagaaaaattaaaagctaACGACGAATCCCGCATCACAATTGCTGCCGATCAAAACTCCCCTAACTGTCAAACCCCTCACTTCAACTTAGAACCTTTCGATGAAACCAAAGAAAGTATAGAGACTTTCTTAGAAAGGTTTCAAAACGTGGCTACCAACAACCAGCTACCAATTGGCAAATGGCCATTTAGAGTGTCACAAGCTCTTCGGGGTAAGGCCTACGAGGTGTATGCTAAGCTCCCCTCATCCAGTCAAAACGACTACTCAGCGCTCAAGAACGCACTGCTAGTCCAGTTCGACTTGACCGCCAGCTCCTACCACAAGAAATTTAGGAACTCTCGCCTTGAAAGGCGCGAGATGTATTCCAGTCTCTTTACTAGACTAGAGAAATACTTGGATAAATGGTTATCCTTAAGTCCCTTCACTCAAAATTATGAAGGCCTAAAAGACCTTATTCTGGTAGAACAGCTCCGCGAATGTATGACCCCTGACCTTCGCATCTTCATAGATGAAAGCGGTGTCACTACACCACAAGAAATAGTCAGTTACTCTGATAGATTTCTAGCAGCCCACAGGGAGCAGAAAACTAAAACATCAGACCAAAGCCCATCGATAGCGAAGGTAGATAAGCAGCCCGACCCGTCAACTAGcagcaataacaataacaacaaacaaacacgccAGCCCAACAACCAAGCACCCCGCCACCCCATTCCTCCCAACCCGCCGAGGCAGCAAAAGAAGTGGTGCAGCTTCCATAACTCTCCTACCCATGACTCCAGCGAGTGTCATAATAGAAGTCGCCCTTACTCAGCCCAACCACTGATGGTGATAACACAAGCAACTCCCGTCCTAGACTCATCACCGAGTAACCATCCCCCTACAGTCGAAAAGGTATTAGTGAACGGAATATCCTCTAATTGTCTATACGATTCCGGTTGCTCCTTTTCAGCAATCGTCAGGAAATCATTGGTAAAGCCCCGCTATATTAGCAACAAATGGGTCACCATACAAGGCGCAGACTTGAACTCTCCCCCACTCACCCTTCCGATCGCCCGAATAAAGGTGAGATCTAGATATGTCAACGGTAGGATAGAGGCGGCCGTCATGGACAATCCATGCTTTGACCTAACGCTTGGTGATAAATACGTGTTCCTGGGAACTCCTACAGACCCGAGGCTCACTACCCCAGGGGTCACTCCGGTGAACCCCAATACAGCTAACCCCTCGGTCCCTGAAACGGACCACATCAGCGCATTCCCTGTGACTACTGGAGCCCAGGCTCCACAGGATGGCGCAAGGGAAACCCTTAACTCTCTCCGCAGAGGATACAAGGAATCCCCACGAAGCTACCTGTCGTCTGCAAAGATTTTCGTTCCCGTGAAAAGGGATAAGTCGAAAATACATAGGCGCCCAATAGCTCGCAAACTTGGCCTCCCACAGCACCATTCGGGCGGGGAGGGAGGAGCACGAAGTCACGCGGCACGATCCCAGCGCTTCGGCCCTCAAACCCAGCAAACTGGCCAACCCAACTCCCAGAACTCTAAACAGAGCCGAGGAGTAAAGGCCGAGAATCCCATCAGCAGTTCTATCACGAAGAACGCTGACTCTAGCGGCACGAATGTTGTCATGCAGGCCGCAAATCTCAACGCTCTCGCCATCGAGCGAAGCACCCATTCTGCCAGCGCACCCATCAATGCACAGGGCACTGGCACTGCCGCCATCGTCCTTCTGCAGGACACTGGCATCGACAGCGTAATGGACGTCGCATCCAGCGCCACCATGATTGCACCTGATATAGTGCGAGGTATCAAACCCCTTGGTGCCGCCTTTAACTCACGGTCCACCGAAACCCACCCCAGGCCACTCATCACGAGAAGCGCCTGTACAAACTGTTATGGGACAAGACAATGTCTCCCCTTCGAGCCGCCTGGTAAGGCATCTCTGTTCCCCACTTTACACATTTCTGCACCCCTCCTCAACGCCGAGGGTCTAAAACCGCATCCGCCCTTAAGCCACATAGATGAGCTACCCTCTAACCCCGCCGAGGTCATTCTGAGTGAAAACGACCCGCCACCCAGCCAACTATCAAACCTGCAAGTTAGCTCAGCTAATAAACGAGAAGACTGCAAAATATGTCTAAAGTTTCTATGTCTAGTAGTCTCGTTGATGTTTCTTGCACATCACTATGGTTCAAACCCTAAAGCATCACATGGGCCCTCACACGATGGTTCAACTCTCCATGTGCTTCCCAAACCAGTACTGGTGGTAACACTTATGCTCACTACATTCTTGCTAGGCTATCTGTCTGATAGAATAGGGTGGCCACACTTTTGCAGCCGGCGTAAGGTATTTCTCACCACGCCTAAGTTCTCGAAGGGCCTTCCGCAGCTTCAACACAATGAAAACAAGCTGAACACCCAGTCCCGGCTACTACTATTTAGCCACTCTCTTGCCCGTAATGGCAGTCACAAAGAGGGAGTAACTCTCGCCTTCCTTGATTGGTGCATAAGTGTGTCTGCCAATACATCAACCCCAGATCCTGTGGTGGAGTTTGATGTCCACCATAGCATCCCAGCTCACGCTGGACCTGATGACGTGATCAGTGAATGCACGCTCCTACGTAGGGGCCCCGCTTGTCCCTCTATCATCTAG